One Lagenorhynchus albirostris chromosome 8, mLagAlb1.1, whole genome shotgun sequence genomic region harbors:
- the POLM gene encoding LOW QUALITY PROTEIN: DNA-directed DNA/RNA polymerase mu (The sequence of the model RefSeq protein was modified relative to this genomic sequence to represent the inferred CDS: deleted 2 bases in 1 codon; substituted 1 base at 1 genomic stop codon): protein MLPKRRRAGVGTPDTAPSSAARFPGVTVCLAEPRMGRNRRAFLTRLALSKGFRVLDAYRYHHAVAPGGPGDAAEWRDGLNTDARARNFAADQPHSQVTHVMMEGISAEEAVCQQERRTAALHPGCTRPVLLDVSWFTESMAAGQPVPVECRHCLEVAVCGKGPPRPAWRLPCACQRPTPLTHHHAGLSXALETLAEAAGFAGSECRQLSLCRAASALKALPSPVTALSQLRGLAHFGERSCRVVQELLERGVCEEVERVRLSERYQAMKLFTQIFGVGLRTADRWYQEGLRTLDDLREQPQSREQVRRAVLPTGLQHHQDLSTRILRSDVETLQQAVEAAVGQALPGATVALTGGFRRSGGSTRPPAQLQGHDVDFLITHPQEGREAGLLPRVMCCLKKQDLVLYRQHQRRRQADDPTHLHRQSHTMDAFEGTFCIFHLPQPPGDAVGAPRGPAPPRPPGGPPISQFPSALLGWTGSKRFERELRRFSWKESEGLWLNSHGLFDPGQVSAAWWSGSQALVLALCCRRRFSTWLQRKTFSDSWALSTFPSSQEMPDPISWPPLPLSGNGGCHVSQTLWVFWSLNVSRWKMHCCPKSSPLPSGSPVCVDHQPPTYTQFKLS from the exons ATGCTACCAAAacggcggcgagcgggggtcggGACCCCGGACACCGCCCCTTCCTCCGCGGCACGCTTCCCTGGGGTCACTGTCTGCCTGGCTGAGCCACGCATGGGCCGCAACCGCCGGGCCTTCCTCACACGCCTGGCTCTCTCCAAGGGCTTCCGCGTCTTGGACGCCTACAG GTATCACCATGCCGTCGCGCCCGGTGGGCCGGGAGATGCTGCTGAGTGGCGTGATGGCCTGAACACAGATGCCCGTGCTCGGAACTTTGCAGCTGATCAGCCACATTCAC AGGTGACACACGTCATGATGGAGGGGATCTCAGCAGAGGAGGCCGTCTGCCAGCAGGAGCGCAGGACGGCGGCCCTTCACCCAGGATGCACCCGCCCAGTGCTCTTAGACGTAAGCTGGTTCACGGAGAGCATGGCGGCTGGGCAGCCAGTCCCTGTGGAGTGCCGGCACTGCCTGGAG GTGGCTGTGTGCGGGAAGGGGCCACCACGCCCAGCATGGAGGCTGCCCTGTGCCTGCCAGCGGCCCACACCCCTCACGCACCACCACGCCGGCCTCTCG TAGGCTCTGGAGACGCTAGCGGAGGCCGCGGGCTTCGCCGGCAGTGAGTGCCGCCAACTCTCCTTGTGCAGAGCAGCCTCAGCGCTCAAGGCCCTTCCCAGCCCGGTCACAGCCCTGAGCCAGCTGCGTGGCCTGGCCCACTTTGGAGAACGCTCGTGCAGGGTCGTCCAG GAGCTGCTGGAACGCGGAGTGTGTGAGGAGGTGGAGAGAGTTCGGCTCTCGGAGAGGTACCAGGCCATGAAG CTCTTCACTCAGATCTTTGGGGTCGGGCTAAGGACCGCTGACCGGTGGTACCAGGAGGGGCTGCGGACGCTGGACGACCTCCGAGAGCAGCCCCAGAGCAGAGAGCAG GTCAGGAGAGCTGTGCTGCCCACAGGACTCCAGCACCACCAGGACCTGAGCACCCGGATCCTGCGGTCAGATGTGGAGACCCTGCAGCAGGCGGTGGAGGCAGCCGTGGGGCAGGCCCTTCCTGGGGCCACGGTCGCGCTGACCGGCGGCTTCCGGAGGTCAGGGGGCTCCACACGCCCTCCGGCTCAGCTCCAG GGCCACGACGTGGACTTCCTCATCACCCACCCCCAGGAGGGCCGGGAGGCAGGGCTGCTGCCCAGAGTGATGTGCTGCCTGAAGAAGCAG GACCTTGTCCTGTACCGCCAGCACCAGCGCAGACGGCAGGCAGACGACCCCACCCACCTGCACCGGCAGAGCCACACCATGGATGCCTTCGAGGGGACTTTCTGCATTTTCCACCTGCCACAACCCCCAGGGGATGCTGTAGGGGCGCCcagaggccctgccccaccccgacCACCTGGTGGTCCCCCCATCAGCCAGTTCCCCTCTGCGCTGCTCGGCTGGACTGGCTCCAAG CGTTTCGAGCGGGAGCTGCGCCGCTTCAGCTGGAAGGAGAGC GAAGGGCTCTGGCTGAACAGCCATGGTCTGTTTGATCCGGGGCAGGTGT CTGCCGCGTGGTGGAGTGGCTCCCAGGCACTCGTGCTTGCACTCTGTTGCAGAAGACGTTTCTCCACGTGGCTTCAGAGGAAGACATTTTCAGACTCTTGGGCCTTGAGTACCTTCCCCTCCAGCCAAGAAATGCCTGATCCTATTAGCTGGCCCCCACTTCCGCTCTCTGGAAATGGAGGGTGCCATGTGAGCCAGACGCTGTGGGTGTTCTGGTCCCTGAATGTTTCCAGGTGGAAGATGCACTGCTGCCCCAAGTCCTCACCCCTCCCAAGTGGGAGCCCTGTCTGTGTGGACCACCAGCCCCCCACATACACCCAGTTCAAGCTGTCATGA